The genome window CGCACCGCACACATTTTCAAAGCATAACTGGTGCATTTATAACGCAGAATTTGCTATAACACTATAATATAACGTGTTCACACTCAGAAAAGAAACGACGAAAGGTAAAGCCAGAACAGGAGAATTAAAAACCGATCACGGTACCATCGATACTCCCATATTCATGCCTGTGGGTACTGCCGGGACGGTCAAGGCACTGGATCGTTCTGCCCTGCTGGAAAAAGTAAAGGCTCCGGTTATCCTGGGCAATACCTATCACCTGTACCTCAGACCGGGAAACCGGATCATGGAAAAAGCAGGGGGACTGCATTCCTTCATGAACTGGCCGGGCGCCATTCTTACCGATTCCGGCGGGTATCAGGTTTTTTCTTTGTCTGATATCCGCGAACTGGAACCCGACGGCGTCGTATTCAAGAGCCATCTCGACGGATCACGGCACAAATTTACCCCGGAAAGCGTCATCGAAACACAGCGAATTTTCGGATCGGATATCATGATGGTTCTGGATGAGTGTCCGCCATATCCTGCTTCTGAGTCCTATGTCCGCAATTCACTGGATCTCACTCATCGTTGGGCGGGCATGTGTTTTGACGCCTTTCATAACAGTTCCGGCAGATACGGCCACAGACAATTTCTTTTCGGAATAACCCAGGGCGGCGTTTATCCGGAGCTTCGCAGGCAGTCGGTTGAAACCTTGTCTGAAACCGGTTTTGACGGTTTGGCAATCGGAGGGCTCAGCGTGGGGGAGCCACCGGAGATGATGTATGAAATGACCGATATCAGCACTGATTACATGCCTGTGAACAAGCCGCGTTACCTGATGGGGGTCGGGACCCCTGCCGATTTGCTGGAATCAGTAGCCCGCGGAATAGACATGTTTGATTGCGTCATGCCTACCCGCAATGCAAGAAACGGCATGCTGTTTACCAGAAATGGAATTATTAATGTGAAAAACGCCCGGTGGAAAGAGCACTTTGAACCGGCTGATCCCGGTTTTCATTCCGACCTGTGCCAGTATCATACCATGGCCTATATACACCACCTTTTTCGTGCCGGTGAAATTCTGGGCCTGCAGCTGGCATCCGCCCATAACCTGACATTTTATTTATGGCTTATGGAGCAAATTCGCATGCATATTTCTGATGATACGTATGATGACTGGTACCCCGGTATGGCCGAAACCATGCGGAAAAGATTGTAACGGGTTCAGGAATTTGCGGCTGCCGGACTGCATCTGCCTCAAGTAATCTCCCTGCCAGCCCCATGGTGCAAACTCTCTGTGCGATCAATTTGAGCTTTCGTCGATCGGCGAGAGTGTCGGCCTGCGATACATCCATGTTTTGACAAGAATGTCCAAATCCATCCACACCGAATAATTCTGCAGAT of Natronogracilivirga saccharolytica contains these proteins:
- the tgt gene encoding tRNA guanosine(34) transglycosylase Tgt; this translates as MFTLRKETTKGKARTGELKTDHGTIDTPIFMPVGTAGTVKALDRSALLEKVKAPVILGNTYHLYLRPGNRIMEKAGGLHSFMNWPGAILTDSGGYQVFSLSDIRELEPDGVVFKSHLDGSRHKFTPESVIETQRIFGSDIMMVLDECPPYPASESYVRNSLDLTHRWAGMCFDAFHNSSGRYGHRQFLFGITQGGVYPELRRQSVETLSETGFDGLAIGGLSVGEPPEMMYEMTDISTDYMPVNKPRYLMGVGTPADLLESVARGIDMFDCVMPTRNARNGMLFTRNGIINVKNARWKEHFEPADPGFHSDLCQYHTMAYIHHLFRAGEILGLQLASAHNLTFYLWLMEQIRMHISDDTYDDWYPGMAETMRKRL